Proteins found in one Plasmodium sp. gorilla clade G2 genome assembly, chromosome: 14 genomic segment:
- a CDS encoding zinc finger protein, putative, with the protein MGRRPLDKNLKKEKNVKVIKKRKRKKGSDSDDDDDDIEIANTNIPINRNVSTKFKQREKVDINLILAQDEEDAFKTKTYCWTKVNAGNTSLVKRKLCTVCGFEGKYKCLKCFEHKPTSFVRYTCSLNCKKIHDESSCCKSKMLGTW; encoded by the exons atggGAAGAAGACCACTGGATAAAAActtaaaaaaggaaaaaaatgttaaagtgataaaaaaaagaaaaaggaaaaagggATCAGATAGTGATGATGACGATGATGATATTGAAATAGCTAATACTAATATTCCCATAAATAGAAATGTTTCTACTAAATTTAAACAAAGAGAAAAAGTggatattaatttaatattagcACAAGATGAAGAGGATGCATTTAA AACGAAAACTTATTGCTGGACAAAAGTGAATGCTGGAAATACCTCACTGGTAAAAAGAAAACTTTGTACAGTTTGTGGATTTGAAGGGAAATATAAATGCTTAAAATGTTTTGAACATAAACCTACTTCTTTTGTAAGATATACCTGTTCTTtaaattgtaaaaaaattCATGATGAATCTTCTTGTTGTAAATCTAAAATGTTAGGAACATGGTAA